From the Synechococcus sp. HK01-R genome, one window contains:
- a CDS encoding CPBP family intramembrane glutamic endopeptidase, producing the protein MTTPPLGRTTPVKGFLAVLSLLLAVTVWVVGLLDSLSRPSVAPALSLQQQEMALLAGSALPDPLRSLLVGSDPAATLRDALREIPLDRLDDRQRLLLASLEADSDKRRLVLAPPLGSPDLQPLQRALVDDTQSAQLSVSERDLLADPKADPLLRELSCLALGGTTVDCRQQAIARAVARRLVLAELLPLLALVLGAGLLLRHLWLLWRGGINPWPMLTAPPLTLVDMVLLVAGGFVVLGEVLLPLVVSPVTAALSRGLAPPLSQAVSVLLGYAALALPPLVIIRQQLKGVDPATRPEFGWLQWRLRPAGTSVIQGGRAWLMVMPPVVFTGWLMGRLLGDQGGSNPLLELVLRSQDPLALILLATTAIVLAPLFEETVFRGVLLPVLVRYLGRGWGVFLSGLVFAVAHLSIGELPPLLVLGLGLALLRLSSGRLLPCVVMHAFWNGATFLNLILLGG; encoded by the coding sequence TTTGGCAGTGACCGTGTGGGTGGTGGGCCTGTTGGATAGTCTCAGTCGCCCCTCAGTGGCGCCGGCCCTGTCCCTCCAGCAGCAGGAGATGGCTTTGCTGGCCGGATCCGCCTTGCCGGATCCGCTGCGCTCCCTCTTGGTCGGCAGCGATCCGGCGGCCACCCTTCGGGATGCTCTAAGAGAGATCCCTCTCGATCGACTGGACGATCGGCAGCGTCTTTTGCTGGCGTCCCTTGAGGCTGACTCAGACAAACGGCGACTTGTGCTGGCACCACCGCTCGGCAGTCCTGACCTGCAACCACTGCAGCGGGCTCTGGTGGATGACACGCAGTCCGCACAGTTGTCGGTGTCGGAGCGAGATCTCCTTGCGGACCCCAAGGCCGATCCACTCCTGCGGGAGTTGAGTTGTCTGGCGCTTGGTGGCACCACCGTTGATTGTCGGCAGCAGGCCATCGCCAGGGCCGTCGCCCGTCGTCTGGTCCTAGCGGAATTGCTGCCCTTGCTCGCTCTGGTGCTTGGTGCCGGCCTGCTGCTGCGTCATCTGTGGCTGCTCTGGCGGGGGGGGATCAACCCTTGGCCAATGCTCACGGCTCCGCCTCTGACGCTCGTTGACATGGTGCTCCTGGTGGCGGGTGGTTTCGTCGTGCTCGGGGAGGTGCTTCTGCCCCTGGTGGTGAGTCCGGTGACGGCGGCGCTGTCGCGGGGGTTGGCTCCTCCCCTCAGTCAGGCGGTGTCGGTGCTGTTGGGTTACGCCGCCCTGGCCCTGCCTCCTTTGGTGATCATCCGCCAGCAGCTCAAGGGTGTGGACCCGGCCACGAGGCCGGAGTTTGGTTGGCTGCAGTGGCGCCTCCGTCCTGCGGGGACGTCCGTGATCCAGGGGGGACGGGCCTGGCTCATGGTGATGCCACCGGTGGTGTTCACGGGTTGGCTGATGGGGCGTCTTCTCGGCGATCAGGGGGGCAGCAATCCCCTGCTCGAACTTGTGCTGCGCAGCCAGGATCCGCTTGCGCTGATCTTGCTGGCCACCACGGCCATCGTGCTGGCTCCGCTGTTTGAGGAGACCGTCTTCCGGGGGGTGCTGCTGCCGGTGCTTGTGCGTTATCTCGGCCGCGGCTGGGGTGTGTTTCTCAGCGGTCTTGTTTTTGCAGTTGCGCATCTGAGCATCGGGGAGTTGCCACCATTGCTCGTACTTGGTCTGGGGTTGGCGTTGCTGCGTCTCAGCAGCGGTCGTCTGTTGCCCTGTGTGGTCATGCACGCCTTCTGGAACGGCGCCACTTTCCTCAATCTGATCCTGCTGGGTGGCTAG